One window of Bacillota bacterium genomic DNA carries:
- a CDS encoding tRNA cytidylyltransferase: MGGCLRDLLRGRIPHDWDVATSARPERVAALFARTLPTGLAYGTVSVQTGVRWVQVTTFRSESSYGDRRHPAHVRWLGEVEGDLARRDFTVNAMALGLDGRLVDPWGGLADLQSGLIRAVGDPQERFAEDPLRVLRGARLAAETGWRMEEATVQAALRGAADLPGVSRERLFSEMNRLLHGGHAAAGVELLWRTGAAWSVLGRAAGELHAEGLRHVAEAVERAPREEAARWLAFLHAFARPAELAARAILPGRPRRAVSELARTLTRLEEGGGPPAANAERVRRLGPAARSLVALLGREQAVLLAGWLAAHPAGCPRPRLAALAGSWARALREVTERGDPCLPADLSLDGSEVASRLGAGGPAVGRSLECLAAWVREDPARNRPELLREHLERECRPGRGPR, encoded by the coding sequence GTGGGCGGTTGCCTGCGCGACCTCCTGCGCGGCCGCATCCCCCACGACTGGGACGTCGCAACCTCGGCCAGGCCGGAGCGGGTGGCGGCGCTCTTCGCGCGGACGCTGCCGACCGGGCTCGCCTACGGGACGGTCAGCGTCCAGACCGGGGTCCGCTGGGTCCAGGTGACCACCTTCCGGAGCGAGTCCTCCTACGGCGACCGGCGTCATCCCGCCCATGTCCGCTGGCTCGGCGAGGTGGAGGGCGACCTCGCCCGCCGGGACTTCACCGTCAACGCCATGGCCCTGGGTCTGGACGGCCGCTTGGTCGACCCCTGGGGCGGCCTGGCGGACTTGCAGAGCGGCCTCATCCGCGCCGTGGGCGACCCCCAGGAGCGCTTCGCCGAGGATCCGCTGCGCGTCCTGCGGGGCGCCCGCCTGGCAGCCGAGACCGGCTGGCGGATGGAGGAGGCGACCGTCCAGGCGGCGCTGCGCGGCGCGGCCGACCTCCCCGGCGTCTCGCGGGAGCGTCTCTTCTCGGAGATGAACCGCCTCCTGCACGGCGGCCACGCGGCCGCGGGCGTCGAGCTCCTCTGGCGGACAGGCGCCGCCTGGAGCGTGCTGGGCCGGGCGGCGGGCGAACTGCACGCGGAGGGGCTCCGCCACGTGGCGGAGGCCGTCGAGCGGGCGCCGCGAGAGGAGGCGGCCCGCTGGCTCGCCTTTCTCCACGCCTTCGCGCGCCCGGCGGAGCTGGCGGCGCGGGCGATCCTGCCCGGCCGTCCCCGCCGCGCCGTGTCGGAGCTGGCACGAACCCTGACGCGGCTGGAGGAGGGAGGCGGGCCGCCGGCGGCGAATGCGGAGCGGGTCCGGCGGCTGGGCCCGGCGGCGCGCTCGCTGGTCGCCCTCCTGGGCCGGGAGCAGGCCGTGCTTCTGGCCGGCTGGCTGGCCGCGCACCCGGCGGGCTGCCCGCGGCCCCGACTGGCGGCGCTCGCCGGCTCGTGGGCGCGCGCGCTCCGCGAGGTGACGGAACGCGGCGACCCCTGTCTGCCGGCCGATCTCTCCCTGGACGGCTCCGAGGTGGCGAGCCGGTTGGGGGCGGGAGGGCCGGCCGTCGGCCGGAGCCTGGAGTGCCTGGCCGCCTGGGTACGTGAGGACCCCGCCCGCAACCGGCCCGAGCTCCTGCGCGAGCACCTGGAGAGGGAGTGCCGGCCGGGGCGCGGGCCGCGGTGA